The Scleropages formosus chromosome 3, fSclFor1.1, whole genome shotgun sequence genome contains the following window.
AAGGAATAgctcatttagcagaaacaAGGGAACTCTGGCTGTCACAATGTATTATGACAATTTCTTAAGTCGCTGCTAAGTGTGGCAGGAGGTGGTGTAATGATTAAGAGTTTCTGCCTTACGCCTAAAAGACCGGAGTTTGAATACCGCTTCTGCTGtcatatccttgagcaaagttgGGATAGAAGGCATCTGTCTCAGTGAGGGGTCAGGAGAAAGTCACTCATTCATTGTAACCGGACATCCGTCGATCACTTTTGCTGAGGTCCCATCTTTATCACTGatacctgtttttttctttttttttggtaaaaatgaTTCAGTCCTTCCTCTAAAAACAAAGGGAGGCtataaaagggattttttttcatgttccaGAGAAGTACGTAGAGGTATATGGTGTACCCTGCTGATGGCAAATAAGAAGTATTTTGGGCTTCTGTAAATACTGAATATAGTTATCGTTTCCTATTTACTTTGGCACTTTAATAAACACCTTTGGCACTAACAAGGTTTGTTACGACTTACCACTGTAACAGAGGAAGCACATTCGCGACACACCAAGGTGTGAAGTGTGgcaaaagtacttaccctgaattgctaagAATTCCCTATGACATAAAAGGGGAAATGACTGTACGTAGGATGACATTAttagtcattttggaaaaaagtgtcagctaaaggaatgcAAATGTAAGGCCAGTGACAGAAGTCTCACAGCAAGTTGTTTGCGGCAGTAGAAACTGGATGATGTCATGTATAGAGCGCTTCTAGACTTGACTCATCATCCATGACTTTCATACCAGATTGGATGGAAAGtgtttaaattcaaaataaggTTGAATGGGGTGAACACAAGTGGAGTGCTGTCTGGGCTCTTGGCAGGCAGGCGGGGAAGGATTATGACTGTTTGACACATTTGTGGTGGctgttatttttcagaaaaggggcagaaaaaaaagattaacctCCAAATCACCGTTTAACCAGGCTTGAGGGGCCGTGACCTCAGTCGGTGCCGTGCCCAGAGCTTTGGACCAGCATGGAACGTGGCGGGCACCTGCAGCCCTCCAGGGGCCACTGTCGGCAGGTTCCAgagaaaatgatgtaaatgtcCTGTAAAAGTAACAACTGAAACAGCTGCCAAGGTGACTCGCTGTCCAAACAGTTACATCCAGGAAGGAGTTTGCTGCCAAACCAGCATGACCTGTAGCTCCCGGGGATTAGGGCTGGACAATCCCAGTTTGGAAAATCCCGACGAGACACCCCTCTACAATCAGCCCCATTGTCAAAGCTCACATAATGATGCTGAGCTGATACAACCTTTTTTCATCTTAGCTGGCAACATCGGGTCAAGTTCTAAGCCCTTAGAAGCACATGTTGCAGATGTTTGGTTATGGCAGGGGCACAAACCAAACAGATTATGTAATGTTTTTCGAGCACACCCATTAAAAAACTTAAtggcaaaataaatgcaatagcTAGTGACTAAGAATCCTGTAATGCTTAGCAAGGGAGTTTTTTTATTACATCACATGTGAGAAGTGCCGGAGAGACGCAGTGAGTGccagtttacattaatttttttagcagatccttttctccaaaacaacttcccatgaactctatgtagtgttaccagcccacacaccttattcaccatggtgacttacactgctagatacactacttacaatgggtcactcatccatacaccagtggaacacactctctctctgtcattcacatactacgggtgaacctgatcagcatgtctttggactgtgggaggaaaccagagcacccggaggaaacccacagacacggggagaacatgcaaagttcacgcagactgagcagggactgaacccacatcctctcgcaccacccaggtgctgtgagacagcagcgctacttgctgtcaCCCACAGAAAAAGTTAAACTGTTGTACTTTTATCTCCATACTCTCTTCTTGGATTCTAATTTATTGTAAGAAGCATTACTTATAAGATAAGAGCTTGTCTGTGAGCAATAGCCTTAAAAGTCAAAAACATAAACTCTCCCCACTTCTGTaccctcactctgtgtgtgtgtgtgtgtgtgtgtgtgtgtgtgtgtgtgtgtgtgtgtgtgtgtgtgtgtgtgtgtctgtctgctgtgaGTGCAGTGCCACCCAGTGGCAAAACAAGTAATAACACTATTCAGGTACTGACTGTCCCTTAAATCACATCTACACTTAGCAGGTTCCTTTattcaaagtgaattacaatgttacaGTACTTACCActatttacacagttgggtattttttactggaacaatttaggataagtaccttaactCAAGAGTACTACTTCAGCTGGCGGTGAGGCTCAGATctgagacctttgggtccaagggcggCAGgtctcaccactacactaccaactgcatATGTGAATGTCTGTAGTTTTTCCTTCTTGTAGCTGACGCTTTCGGAAAGCATCTCAACATGTTAAGCTGCTCATattgttttacccatttatgcaggtgggTATTTTTTGGTGTGGTGCGGTTTAAGGCaaacagtactacagcagcgGGATTTAAATGTGCGGTAAGTTCTTTGAGGGCAAAGCAGTATATagaaccactgtgccacctgctgcctttctaaataatattgttattattaggaCTAATAATACTTTTATTAATACTACCATATTCATACATGGCTCtcacaatattatttaataGTATAGGTTTGTTGGTTCCCATCATATCTCTTGTTCTCCATATCCCTCTTTTACCGTGTCCCCCAGCCATGAGTCTGAGTCAGTGGATGCAGGGGGACCTGTCTCAGAATAACCTCATCAACTGTCCCAGTGCCGTCCCCACACCTGGACACTCTGTGGAGCCATTCTGCACACGTCCAGCTGGGCGTGAGCTGCTGTCAGAGGACAGCGCAGAGCCAGCACAGTGAGTCCCTCCGCAGTTCGTGCCGCCTACCGACGTACCCATTTCACTCAGCATCTTTTCTACTCATGCACCTAGATGTTTAGTGGAGGAGTTTTCTAGATGTTCAAATGTGTTTCAGTGGTACAGTTCCTCAAACACACTGCCTTGCAACGCAGAACAGACCCCTTTAACATTTTACTCTTCATTATCACACGCAGGTGGTACACCTTCGGTGTGGCATATAGTCGTATAGCTTTCGGAGGAATAAACTGCTCACATCTGCTGAGATCGCGGACGGTGTCGTGAAGATTCATTTTCAAATGTCTAATGAAATGCGATCAGCTCGAAAGCAGGGCTGTAAAGGTGCCGTGATTCTCACAAGGCTGTCTGCGGTAGGATGGAAAGCGGCATCTGTAGCTCTTAACTCTCAGACATGCTTCTgcagatatatatttattatgctGTAAATATTCTTTATTCTATGTACGCACTTAAGCACTCAGCTGAAGTATTATTTGCAATGCTTGTGGTTTTTTGCCTTCTTGCGTGCTCCAACGTTAAGCCTCCTGGACCCGCAGAGTAAAGGTCTGATGGCAGGTTCTCGTCAACGCGGAGGGAAGGCCAAGCTCTCGCTGCGCCAGTTCTTCTCCTCCATCACCCTCAACGGTGCAGGGAAGCTGGGCAAGGGCCGTTCCAGCAGCATGGAGCACCTGAGCTCCTCCCCGAACCCCAGCTGTGCATCGCCGGGCCCCGCGCACAAGCAACGCGGCCGGCTGAAAAAGGCCCCCTCGCTGCAGTCCCTGCGCCTGGTGAGAGAGACCGCACCGCTGCCCCCAAAACAGCCATGGTCCCACATGGCTTTTAAGCGCTTTCAGTGGGAATGTTGCCACTTCTTGATCCCCAGAAAACCAGAAAAGTCTAACAGAAGTCTAAAGACAGGCAGTCGTTTTCTTTTGCCATGTCCCTCCAGCAGGCGTCTCCCCTGGCACACCTTCAGAAGGCCTCATCGGTACAAAGTCTGCTTTCGCCCAAGAAGAAACACGGCACTTCCAGTTCTTACACGCCTGGAGGCCACCCCATCGGCCCCGTGTACAGGTGCGACATATacttaaaaaatgtatgaaaattgcATGTGTGAAGTTAGGGGTGGTGTGAATGTAACAGAACTAACAGCTGATGACATGACTATAACTGTTTCATAGTGAGATAAGGAACTAGTTCTTTAGGACCGCAACCAGGCTGTGTTCTCCAATATGCATATATccgcattatttattttacctgattatacacacactgtctcaaactgatttgtcccaagcggggtcgcggtgaaccggagcctaacccaacaacacagggcgcaaagctggaggtgaaacacccaggatgggacgccagtccatcgcaaggcaccccaagcaggggtcgaaccccagacccaccagagaataggacccagtcaagcccaccgcgccactgcgtCCCCCCATTACCTGATTCGGCTtggttaaatatttgtaaacattcattcattcagtaccCAAACCCCTTTATTAATGTCAGGGTTGCGGTTTAACGGACGTAATTATCTATGAAATTAGGCAAGGTAATAAATGCTGATTTTCTTATGCTGGACAAACCCTATTTTGGCCTCCCCTGTGTGTCCAGCAACGGGCTGCCCCGTACTTTGAGTGTGGATGATGTAGGCAGCCCCAGTGGGATGCGCTCGGTGGGTCGGGTCTCTCAGGCCTTCTCTGATGGGACACTGCTCCTGGAACTCACCCGACCTCCACACGGGGCTTTCGGCTTCCTCATCTCCCGAGGAAAAGGTCGAGCGGACTCAGGTGCCAAAAATACATTCCGAgtcactgcacttttttttaatttctaataaaACAACACATTCAATGAAAATGATTAACTAACTAAACAGAgaattacaaatataaatatgacaGTAGGTGGTGTATTGATTAAGGCATCTGAACTGTTTATGCTCCTGTACCTGCACTGCTATAAAAAGGGGCTTATAAAAGTGTTACAACAGCCATTTATACCTATCTGTTGATTATTTAACCCTAAACAGATGAATAGTAATGAGACCGAGTGCTAATGTGTGGATTCTGCCTGTGATTTGTTTCAGGTGTTTACGTAGAGGAGATCAGTGACAGCAGCACACAGAAGATATATGCAGGTCTACTGGGGGTTGGGGATGAGATCCTGGAGGTGAACGGGGAGAAGGTGGCCGGGCTGAGTCTGGAACAGGTCACCTGGCTCATGACCCAGGGCAGCACAGCCTCTATTCGTGTTCTGAGACATCGTCGGACACAGAACTAGCAAAGGACTGGGTTCGCTTGCGGGAGCGACaaggtgggagagagagagagggtgaaGGAGCTAGAAGATGAATCCAGCAGAGGAGCCAGTGAAGGAGAAGCCAGCCTTCAGAAGACACGAGAGGCCttcaaaacagcacagcacGGAGTCTCAGTGTGAAATTCTCCATATAGCCAAGAACAAGTGGTTCTCATCTGAATTAGgtatgttaatattttcagaatGACTTcactgcataataataataataataataataataataataataataataataataataccaccaCATTTCTTGCAAAGACTGGGATATCAGATGAATTATTAATCCTCCTTATTTGGCACTATTAGGTGACTATAACTTACATAGCAGTACTAAATACTTCTACTGTCCAGTTTGTAAAAGGTGTCTACATGAGCTCTGTGTGTCCTTCGATGAGTTATATGCTGAGTGATACACGGAtaccaataaataaaaaaataaatgtttcttgcTGTACAGTGGCTACAGCATCAGTCTGTTTCCTCCTCTGAGAAAGTCCAGTGGATCGAGCCAACAAATGACCTTTTCTTGCAACAACGATGTTGGGAGACCTTTGGAGGGGTGTAAGGGTTGTAATGACCCCTGGAAatgttacattatattatattggtTGCAGTGTTCCAAACAAaagttacatacagtattttaacgGGACTTAACACGTAATTTCTGATGGTTATAATGAAAGTTAGTAAAGCTGACCAGGCCAGAAAGGTGTTTAGTCCTTAGGCAGTTACCTGTGCTTTAATACAACTGATAACCTGGAGCAAGCTGGTGGGGTGGCTCCCTTTGGTGCAAAGGGgcgaaggtttgaatcccacctgctgttgtTTActtaaaattgcccagctctctAAATAACtgtcagtagcttaacaatgttaGCTGCACTCAAGAACCCCAGTACAcctggtggtatagtggttacagttggtcctatggacctgaaggtcataggtgggaatcccacctctagttcTTATGTTTAATAAAGTAATccaactctataaatggataaataattgttaatagaTGACAGTGTTAGCTGCACTCAGTAAAAGGAGTACACTGGGTAATGTATTGGTTAGTGCTCCTCCCTTTGGAGCTGAAGGttataggtttaaatcccacctgtagTTCTTACATTTAACAAAACTGTCCAACTGTTAGTAGCTTAACGTAATTAGCTGCGCTCAAGTAACTCAGTGCACCTCATAGTGTAGTGCTTGGAATTCCTGCCTTAGATCCctggtcataggttcaaatcccatgtctACCTAGTAATTGAATAAAACTGcccaactgtttaaatggataaataactgttagtagcttaacattattaGCCAGGGTAAGGAAGCCCTGTacatgtggtggtgcagtgattaaaAGCCTCTGCTTTGGATTCCAGAGTCaaaggtttgactctcacctcacCTCCAGGTGTGAACTTAAACAAAGTTGTccaactgtttaaatggataaattactgcaagtagcttaataaTAGTCATTGTTAACCGTGCTGCTGGTAGAGTGGTTGGCGTTCTTACCTCTAGACCTgaatgttgcaggttcgagtTTCATCTCCTGCTAGTAataggagggggggaaaaaaaaacccaagataTTTAAGTACCAGTACCCAGTgtcttcggagaaaagcatcagttaagtgaATAGGTAAAATAAATGCGTTCGTATCTGAGCCTCGAAAAGAGCGTGTGTCCCCAGGAAGGAGTCGAAGTCCCGAGCGTGTTTCGAAGTTCTAGGCGAGCGGCTTCTGGAAAATTCCAGTTTTCGTACAACATTTCCatgccatatatatatatatatatatacgcaaTGCATCACCCTGTGGATCCCAGACAACAGGTACTACGTCGCTAACCGGCGTGTGTAGTGCTTCAAAGCGTGGTAACAAtggtaaaataaagtaataactAATCAACCAATGTCTCTACAACAACAGCTTGtcgcagcaataataataataataatgatgatgatgggtaGCGGGGAAACAAGCGAAGCTCGCCTCGCGCTCTCTTCGCGTCTCGCGGCCGAGCGCGCGGTCCGTTTGGCTGCCGTCGCGTCCAATAGCGCGCGGGCTCCGCCGTTCAAATCTTTAAATTCCGGCGTGCGCTTCATCGCTCGCTCTTCTCCTTTCCTCGCGCGAGGTTCTCTGGATATGGAACGCGCCTTAGATGCCCAGCAAATTatgagcatgtctttggagaagATGTGTAGCTCCCGGCTTCAGAGAGGCGGGATAAACCTGCGCAAGAGTCTCCTGGTTTGGCGGCTTGTGCGCTGCGCTCGACAGACGCTCGGCGCTCCGGAGCCCGACACCATGACCATGGAGCTGCTGGAAGAGGAGCTCCAGCGCAAAGGAcgggacatgatgatgatgatgatgatgatgacgaagGGCATCCAGGATCCGTTCTCACAACCGTGCTACGGTCCAAGCGCAGTCTGTTGGGCTGTAGAGGAACCGGAACCCATTCCTGAGCGGGTCACATGTGAGCTGCAGGAGGCAAAGTCTGGGAGCATCAGTGAGTGCTTCTCCGTGGAGAGCCTGAGCCAGGTGCCTCCTTCAGAGGAGATGTCAGTGTGGACCACGTGTCACACAGGTGCCAGACACAGTGTCTTGGATGGGGTGCATGCTGGAGACGGTGGAGGACCGAGCATCCGTGGGCGATGCTGGAGATCTGACTGCAGATGCTGCGATGCTGCTGTCACTCAATACGACACGTGTGGGGGCATCGGGAGGAAGAGAACTGCGGGCTCTTCACCGCAGAGTGCTGTCCCAGGGAAGCAGAGCAAAGCAGCTCCACCCAAGGCCCAGACTAAGGAGGACGGCGAAGAGGAAAGTGCAATGGACACTGGAGACACGTCCGACCTCACAGATGTGTTGAGATCCAACTTGTCAAGACCCGTGACTGAAGACCCAGGGTCTGGCCAGACGTTTGGGGAACTTGCTCTGAAAAGCATCAGTCCCTGGGGTTCTGCGGTTGTGGCTTTCTGACTTTGcgcatctcttttttttttttttttctccactttgcATTGTCTTAAATGTAGGCTGAAATAGCTAATAAtagcaacttttttttccccagtagaACTCCATCCACGTGGTGAAGTTTTAGAAGAAATTAGAACAGAAGTTTTACTTTATATCGACGATGAGAAAGAGTATTTTTCTTCTCCAGTTACCATAAAGTGACATTTGTACCAAAGACAGACAGTAAGTGTCTGCAGGGATGAATCAGTGTCAATGATGGAAATAATGTGAAGCTGGTAAACCATGTTTGTAGGTTATTTGACATTTAAGGCAGGACAATCTATAGAACATGTTTGAAACACCTTTTAAACATTATGATTAATTAATCTAATTTATAGTCTATCTGAAGTCATGGGTTAGATTTAAAAGTAAGCTTCTTTAAAAACCTCAGCTTTAGTTCTTCTTCTTCAATAAGAGCTGAATTAGACTCAACGGCACCTGTTCTTGTGCTTAGTGTAAATAGCTTTTTCAAGGTTTAAAGTACTGAGTTTATTGGTCCAGTTTTGttaagcatttaaaataaagaatttgGTGTTTATCTTGGTTGTCACAAGCTTCTCCaaccaaacattttaaattaggtctgcttttcagttttgcacagacctttaattttttctctgCATAGAAGAGACTGTTTTGGAAAAGCTGGTTAGATTTTGATACGTTATCTTACCTGCACTTGAAAAAGttagatttttctttaaatttctgaaaaaactgCCAATCACCAGGTTATCTGGTTTATTCTCTGCCATAATGATTGCACACACTAAATGCAGTAGTACAACATGACAGTCTAACAAGGGACATACTGAGACAGTAGCTGGGGGGGGTCAGCATTTGAAGATATTGCTATAAATTGCAGGAACACGCTCTGACAATTATATCATGTATTGATACAGGTCACAAAGTCAAAAGGGTATCTAAAGGGTATAAATGGACCAGTACTTCGATAGAACCTTTTTCCTCGCTACACAATGggggaaaaggagaaaaccCAAACACTAGTTTTGCTTCAAAAAATATTCCTTCATCCCTCCCATTCATGACTAATATTATGGTCATTACAAGTAACAAGATGTGTTACATAATgtgcagtaccagtgaaaaatgtgagaaaacttGCTGCAAAGTGGTTTTTCTCACAAGGCGCGTGGTTGCAAAGTTTGATCACGTCGAGCCACAGCATctccccagctcttctgcagcagttcccagagacgTAGGACGCTTGTGGGTCGCTTTTCTTACACtcctctgtccagtttgtcccgtACAATGATTGTCCAAGTTGCCTTCATGTGCTCGCACTTTTCACTAGAACTCTACATTATGAGACTTTCGTAtgaacaaaggggggggggaaaccagaAATGTGGCATGTTGCAAACCATCTGTGACAGTGGCTCTCCATACTTATATTAATTGTTTTTTGCAGATTCTTTTGCAGAGGATGTTAACAGGATTCCGTTTCCTGTAAAGAAGAGATAAGGACACTTGCAGACTCAAAAATATTGCTAGTTGCGCAGCAATGTAACAAGTGCATGATAAGTATATGCCAGATAAGCACCTAGTTGACTATAAAACAGTATGACAAACAACTTTACGCaaatactaaataaaaacatgccaTATAAGCTGCACGCATAGATGATAACAACTTTCTATAAGTAGCTCATCCCTCAGTACAATATCTGCTTGGCACTCAAAGCGATCGCTTTTGCCGTAAAGACGAACACGCAGGACCCTCCCGTGCCGAAGAGACGGGACTCCGACATTTTCTGCAAACAGATTTATCTCAAGCAGCAGCCTCCATAATCGTGGTACCACCCATTAACGGCACTAACTGTCCTTCGGCATGAATCCGCTTATGAAAAACTGGATTAAAAGAAGTTTGGAGCCACCTAAACAACGTGAAAATGAACATCCTTAAACTGTATGTTCTATGTGTACATAATGGGCAAATAAGGTGATCATCCTGCACTGctatacattcacattttttagaTGTCATGTGCAATTTGAAAGTACTAACTATGATGGGCGACTGGGTGAAAATTTAATGTTACGTATGTTGATCTTGCAAGCTAGTGTtgttgaaatttaattttgtatatGAGCGAGATATTGCATCTTTGAACCAGCTACCCTGTGATCGGTTACACCATGATGTGCCTGGAGTCACATTTCTATTTCCAAGACTGAGTATTAAAGGAATCCACTTACATTGGATATTGAACAATCTGCCAACTATCAGAATTGTCCTTGGGGCCCAAACCCCAGGAGCTGAGGGCGTCATACGCACAAGCTACGGTGACCTACGGAGCGTCTGTGCTCCTGTTTCCCAATCCTGTCCTCAGGCGACCCAAGGAACAGATGCCTACAGCAGCAGTGTAAGGAGACTATAGCAGGCTCTGAATGCGGAAAAAGAATGTGCATGAGCGGATAGAGGAGCTGGGAACCCTACCAGGAGATAAAGTGGAAAAGCTGATCACAAGCACCGGATCCTGGACCACCTACTGGTTGTGGCAAGGGCTAAGTACAAAACGGGGTCTCCCGCCTCAAACGGCGTCGGCAGCAGATTTCCAGTCAAATACCTCACAGTCTTCTGGGGATCACTTACTGATGAGTCAAAGTCATTGACATGTTTCTGTTAATGCTCAGAACAAAGGGTTCCTTAAACGTTAAACTTTTCTCTTAAGAAACCCAGAAGCAGATTTGTAGCTGTAGAACAGAGGCAGATGCCATCTGAGCATGATATTAGTGAATCTGAAATTGTGGTAGAGAGAAGAAAAGCCCTGGGGAAGGGAAGCAAACTCTACTCTCTTGGGGGTTGGAGTGTGTTGCAAGAGTCAGTACTCTGGTAAAGTACTCTTATTGCTGCTCTGCCTTACAGAATTAAAAATCAGCATCATGGCTTCTTTCAGTGCTGCTGGctgaaatttaagaaaaactgaCTGCTTTGggtaaattaatatttaaaagtgGTTATAACTGCACAGAATATAAAAATGGAGTCCTTCATACGA
Protein-coding sequences here:
- the LOC114910184 gene encoding immediate early response gene 5-like protein, translating into MERALDAQQIMSMSLEKMCSSRLQRGGINLRKSLLVWRLVRCARQTLGAPEPDTMTMELLEEELQRKGRDMMMMMMMMTKGIQDPFSQPCYGPSAVCWAVEEPEPIPERVTCELQEAKSGSISECFSVESLSQVPPSEEMSVWTTCHTGARHSVLDGVHAGDGGGPSIRGRCWRSDCRCCDAAVTQYDTCGGIGRKRTAGSSPQSAVPGKQSKAAPPKAQTKEDGEEESAMDTGDTSDLTDVLRSNLSRPVTEDPGSGQTFGELALKSISPWGSAVVAF